In Marinibacterium anthonyi, the DNA window GTCCAACCCGCCGGCATCGGGCCGGTTCGACACCACGAGGACGGGGCGCGCCGGGTGATCGCCGGTCATGCTGTCGACCAGCGCGGCCATGTTGGTGCCGCCGCCGGAAATCAGGATCGCGACGCGCTTGTGGCTCATGCCAGGATGCCGGTGTAGTGCACGCCTTCACCCGCGACGACCGTGCCGATCCGGGTGACGGTTTCGCCTTCGGCGGTCAGGGTCGCGGCGATATCCTCGGCGCGGGCCGGGTCCACCACCAGCACCATCCCGATGCCGCAGTTGAAGGTCTTGAGCATCTCGGCCTCGGCGATCCCGCCGGCCATCTGCATCCAGGCAAAGACCGGCGGCAGAACCCACGAACCCAGCTCGATCGCGGCGCCCAGGCCTTCGGGGAAGATGCGCGGCAGGTTCTCTGTCAGACCCCCGCCGGTGATATGCGCCAGCCCGTGCACACCGCCCGCGCGGATCGCGGTCAGGCAGGGTTTGACATAGATCCGCGTCGGCGCCAGCAGCGCCGCGCCCAGGGGCGCATCGGCGAAGGGCGCGTCGGCCTCCCAGGCCAGGCCTTCGGATTCGACGATGCGGCGGACCAGCGAATAGCCGTTGGAATGCACCCCGTTGGACGCCAGCCCCAGCAGCACGTCGCCCTCGGCCACGTTCGCGGGCAGCGCGGTGCCGCGTTCCATCGCGCCCACGGCAAAGCCCGCCAGGTCGAAATCGCCCGCCGGATACATGCCCGGCATCTCGGCCGTCTCGCCTCCGATCAGCGCGGAACCGGCAAGGCGGCAGCCCTCGGCGATGCCTTCGACGATGCGCGCGGCGCTTTCGGTCTCAAGCTTGCCGGTGGCGAAATAATCAAGGAAGAACAGCGGCTCGGCGCCCTGGCAGACCAGGTCGTTGACGCACATGGCCACCAGGTCGATGCCCACGCCGTCGACTTCGCCGGTGTCGATGGCGATGCGCAGCTTGGTGCCCACCCCGTCGGTCGCGGCCACCAGGATCGGATCGTCGTAGCCGGCCGCCTTCAGATCGAAGAGCGCGCCGAACCCCCCCAGGCCCGA includes these proteins:
- the purM gene encoding Phosphoribosylformylglycinamidine cyclo-ligase, with the translated sequence MTERKNGMTYAEAGVDIDAGNALVDRIKPAAASTNRPGVMSGLGGFGALFDLKAAGYDDPILVAATDGVGTKLRIAIDTGEVDGVGIDLVAMCVNDLVCQGAEPLFFLDYFATGKLETESAARIVEGIAEGCRLAGSALIGGETAEMPGMYPAGDFDLAGFAVGAMERGTALPANVAEGDVLLGLASNGVHSNGYSLVRRIVESEGLAWEADAPFADAPLGAALLAPTRIYVKPCLTAIRAGGVHGLAHITGGGLTENLPRIFPEGLGAAIELGSWVLPPVFAWMQMAGGIAEAEMLKTFNCGIGMVLVVDPARAEDIAATLTAEGETVTRIGTVVAGEGVHYTGILA